One Defluviimonas sp. SAOS-178_SWC DNA window includes the following coding sequences:
- a CDS encoding CAP domain-containing protein, which translates to MLRKILFVGLLLMPVAGAAEACSRATVPGAQAPIRAEGRIDQGLIDKAIRAEVNYHRCRAGLAPLGEAGGLRKVAGQHAKWMARSRHLTHRSKTPGQATPVARLKASGLRFRAGSENIGQVARFQIDGRSFRIANASACGFLGGNGQSIPPHSYASLARTIVTLWMESSAHRRNILDRKVSRLGSGIGFDAKAPYCGNYYVSQTFAG; encoded by the coding sequence ATGCTTCGGAAGATCCTGTTTGTCGGACTGCTGCTGATGCCGGTGGCGGGTGCGGCCGAAGCCTGTTCGCGCGCGACCGTTCCGGGGGCGCAGGCCCCCATCCGGGCGGAGGGGCGGATCGACCAGGGCCTGATCGACAAGGCCATCCGCGCCGAGGTCAACTATCATCGCTGTCGTGCCGGTCTTGCGCCGCTGGGCGAGGCGGGCGGGCTGCGGAAAGTCGCAGGCCAGCATGCGAAGTGGATGGCGCGTTCGCGACATCTTACGCACCGGTCGAAGACGCCGGGTCAGGCGACGCCGGTCGCCCGCCTCAAGGCGTCGGGCCTGCGGTTCCGGGCGGGGTCCGAGAATATCGGCCAGGTGGCGCGATTTCAGATCGACGGGCGTTCCTTCCGGATTGCAAACGCGTCCGCATGCGGGTTTCTCGGCGGAAACGGCCAGTCGATCCCGCCGCACAGCTATGCGTCCCTGGCCCGGACCATCGTGACTCTCTGGATGGAATCATCGGCCCATCGGCGCAATATCCTCGACCGGAAAGTGTCGCGCCTGGGATCGGGAATCGGCTTCGACGCAAAGGCCCCATATTGCGGAAATTATTACGTTTCCCAGACTTTTGCGGGCTGA
- a CDS encoding UDP-glucose dehydrogenase family protein, translating to MKIAMIGTGYVGLVSGVCFSDFGHEVVCVDKDPRKVAMLTGGEVPIYEPGLDVLMARNVAAGRLSFTGDLTSAVDGAEAVFIAVGTPTRRGDGHADLTYVMAAAEEIGRALTGYAVVVTKSTVPVGTNAAVRAAIEKAAPDAKFDVASNPEFLREGAAIDDFMRPDRVVVGVTSERAQKVMGEIYRPLFLRDFPILYTDLETAEMIKYAANAFLATKITFINEIARLCEKVGADVKQVSRGMGLDNRIGNKFLHAGPGYGGSCFPKDTSALARIGQEHAAPIQIVETVIKVNEEVKRRMVEKVTDLCGGSVNGKTVAVLGVTFKPNTDDMRDAPSLTIVPALVGGGARVRVVDPQGRREGEKLLPGVTWVDDAYTAADGADIVVILTEWNEFRALDLTRLARSMAQARMADLRNIYSPKDAEAAGFLAYSGVGR from the coding sequence ATGAAAATCGCAATGATCGGAACCGGATATGTCGGCCTCGTCTCCGGGGTCTGTTTCTCCGATTTCGGCCACGAGGTCGTCTGCGTCGACAAGGATCCGCGCAAGGTCGCGATGTTGACCGGGGGCGAGGTTCCGATCTACGAACCCGGGCTCGACGTGCTGATGGCCAGGAACGTCGCCGCCGGACGCTTGTCGTTCACCGGCGACCTCACCTCCGCCGTCGATGGCGCCGAGGCCGTTTTCATCGCCGTCGGCACGCCGACCCGGCGCGGCGACGGGCATGCGGACCTGACCTATGTGATGGCCGCCGCCGAGGAGATTGGCCGCGCGCTGACCGGCTATGCCGTCGTGGTGACGAAATCGACGGTCCCGGTCGGCACCAATGCCGCCGTGCGTGCGGCGATCGAGAAGGCGGCACCGGACGCCAAGTTCGACGTTGCCTCCAACCCCGAATTCCTCCGCGAAGGGGCGGCGATCGACGATTTCATGCGGCCCGACCGGGTCGTCGTCGGCGTGACCTCGGAGCGCGCCCAGAAGGTGATGGGCGAGATCTACCGCCCGCTCTTCCTGCGCGACTTCCCGATCCTCTACACCGATCTCGAAACCGCCGAGATGATCAAGTACGCGGCCAACGCCTTCCTCGCCACCAAGATCACCTTCATCAACGAGATCGCGCGGCTTTGCGAAAAGGTTGGTGCCGACGTGAAGCAGGTGTCGCGGGGCATGGGCCTCGACAACCGGATCGGCAACAAGTTTCTGCATGCCGGGCCCGGCTATGGCGGGTCGTGCTTCCCCAAGGACACCTCGGCGCTGGCGCGGATCGGGCAGGAACACGCCGCGCCGATCCAGATCGTCGAGACGGTGATCAAGGTCAACGAAGAGGTAAAGCGCCGCATGGTCGAGAAGGTGACCGATCTTTGCGGCGGCTCGGTGAACGGCAAGACCGTCGCCGTCCTCGGCGTGACCTTCAAGCCCAACACCGACGACATGCGCGACGCGCCGTCGCTGACCATCGTGCCGGCACTGGTCGGGGGCGGGGCCAGGGTGCGCGTCGTCGATCCGCAGGGCCGGCGCGAGGGTGAAAAGCTACTGCCCGGCGTGACCTGGGTGGACGACGCCTACACGGCGGCCGACGGGGCGGACATCGTCGTGATCCTGACGGAATGGAACGAGTTCCGCGCGCTCGACCTCACGCGTCTCGCCCGGAGCATGGCGCAGGCGCGCATGGCCGATCTGCGCAATATCTACTCGCCGAAGGATGCCGAGGCGGCGGGATTTTTGGCCTATTCCGGCGTCGGGCGCTGA
- a CDS encoding malonate--CoA ligase: MANHLYDALFGRHEGSERDFLILPDHGNISYAAFAERAARFAGALVASGLKPGDRVALQLEKSPDMLAVIVGAFRAGIVFLPLNTAYTAAEVEYFVADAGAKLLLCDGRAEPALAPVAAGCGAALAVLNADGTGSFAEAAAVADPLPVAARAADDLAALLYTSGTTGRSKGAMMSHANLLSNAEVLAAYWRFTADDVLLHALPIFHTHGLFVATNVALLAGCPMIFLPKFDADEVIRHLPQATTMMGVPTFYTRLLDDPRLTRDLVAGMRLFISGSAPLLAETHRQWEARTGHRILERYGMTETNMNTSNPYEGERRAGTVGFPLPGVEMKVCDAEGRALPQGEIGTIEVRGPNVFQGYWNMPEKTAEELRTNGFFITGDLGAIDADGYVSIVGRGKDLIISGGFNVYPKEVELALDALPGVLESAVIGVPHPDFGEAVVAVIVPEPGAAPDPEAIRAALGQSLAKFKQPKHIAVRAALPRNTMGKVQKAALRQELRHVFVP; encoded by the coding sequence ATGGCCAATCATCTCTACGATGCGCTTTTCGGGCGACATGAGGGCAGCGAGCGGGATTTCCTGATCCTGCCGGATCATGGCAATATCAGCTACGCCGCTTTCGCGGAACGCGCGGCGCGGTTCGCCGGCGCGCTGGTCGCCTCCGGTCTGAAGCCCGGCGATCGCGTGGCGTTGCAGCTCGAGAAAAGCCCCGACATGCTCGCGGTGATCGTCGGCGCGTTCCGGGCCGGGATCGTGTTCCTGCCCCTCAACACCGCCTATACCGCCGCCGAGGTCGAATATTTCGTCGCCGATGCGGGGGCAAAGCTTCTGCTTTGCGATGGCCGGGCCGAACCGGCCCTCGCCCCGGTCGCGGCGGGTTGCGGCGCCGCCCTCGCGGTGCTGAACGCGGACGGCACGGGCAGCTTTGCCGAGGCCGCCGCGGTTGCGGACCCCCTGCCGGTCGCCGCGCGGGCGGCCGATGATCTCGCGGCGCTCCTCTACACCTCCGGCACGACAGGCCGGTCGAAGGGCGCGATGATGAGCCATGCGAACCTTCTGTCCAACGCCGAGGTGCTGGCCGCCTACTGGCGCTTCACGGCGGATGACGTGCTCCTGCACGCATTGCCGATCTTTCACACGCACGGGCTTTTCGTGGCCACGAACGTGGCGCTCCTCGCCGGCTGCCCGATGATCTTCCTGCCGAAATTCGACGCGGATGAGGTGATCCGCCACCTGCCGCAGGCGACCACGATGATGGGGGTGCCAACCTTCTACACGCGCCTTCTCGACGATCCGCGCCTGACCCGCGACCTGGTGGCGGGGATGCGGCTCTTCATCTCCGGCTCCGCGCCGCTTTTGGCCGAGACCCACCGCCAGTGGGAGGCGCGAACCGGCCACCGCATCCTCGAACGCTACGGCATGACCGAGACCAACATGAACACATCGAACCCCTATGAGGGCGAGCGTCGGGCGGGTACGGTGGGTTTCCCCCTGCCGGGCGTGGAGATGAAGGTCTGCGACGCCGAGGGGCGCGCATTGCCGCAAGGCGAGATCGGCACGATCGAGGTGCGCGGCCCGAACGTCTTCCAGGGCTACTGGAACATGCCGGAGAAGACGGCGGAGGAACTCCGCACCAATGGCTTCTTCATCACCGGCGACCTCGGGGCGATCGACGCCGACGGCTATGTCAGCATCGTCGGGCGCGGCAAAGACCTGATCATCTCGGGCGGCTTCAACGTCTACCCGAAGGAGGTCGAGCTTGCCCTCGACGCGCTGCCCGGCGTGCTTGAAAGCGCGGTGATCGGCGTGCCGCATCCCGATTTCGGCGAGGCCGTCGTGGCGGTGATCGTGCCCGAACCCGGTGCCGCACCCGATCCGGAGGCGATCCGCGCGGCGCTCGGACAAAGCCTCGCGAAGTTCAAGCAGCCGAAGCACATCGCGGTCCGCGCGGCGCTGCCGCGCAACACGATGGGCAAGGTGCAGAAGGCCGCGCTCCGGCAGGAGCTGCGACACGTCTTCGTACCCTGA
- a CDS encoding metal ABC transporter permease: MPDDFLIRAALAGIGLMLAAGPLGAFVVWRRMAYMGDATSHAAILGVALALATDLPVAAGTAIVALAMALAVTGLSGRGRAADTALGVLAHSALAFGLVAVSFLPGVRSDLSAYLFGDVLTVSASDLVWVWGGSALVLALMVWRWNALLTATVNEELAQAAGIDPRREKLVLTLALALVVAVSIKIVGALLIAAMLIIPAASARALSRTPEAMAAWAVALGAAAVLAGLWLSLRLDTPAGPSIVAASAGIFVLSLAPSRHAR, from the coding sequence ATGCCTGACGATTTCCTCATCCGCGCCGCCCTGGCCGGGATCGGCCTGATGCTGGCCGCCGGCCCCCTCGGCGCCTTCGTCGTCTGGCGGCGGATGGCCTATATGGGCGATGCGACCTCGCATGCGGCGATCCTTGGCGTGGCGTTGGCGCTGGCGACGGACCTGCCGGTGGCGGCCGGGACCGCAATCGTCGCACTGGCGATGGCGCTCGCCGTGACCGGGCTCAGCGGCCGCGGCAGGGCGGCCGACACCGCGCTCGGTGTGCTGGCCCATTCAGCGCTCGCCTTCGGCCTTGTCGCGGTGTCGTTCCTGCCGGGTGTTCGGTCGGACCTCTCCGCCTACCTCTTCGGCGATGTCCTGACGGTGAGTGCCAGTGATCTCGTCTGGGTCTGGGGTGGGTCCGCGCTTGTCCTCGCGCTTATGGTGTGGCGCTGGAACGCCCTCCTGACCGCGACCGTGAACGAGGAACTGGCGCAGGCGGCGGGCATCGACCCGCGGCGCGAGAAACTCGTCCTCACCCTCGCCCTGGCGCTCGTCGTCGCGGTCTCGATCAAGATCGTCGGTGCGCTTCTCATCGCGGCGATGCTGATCATCCCGGCGGCCAGCGCGCGGGCTTTGTCGCGGACGCCGGAGGCGATGGCGGCCTGGGCCGTGGCACTTGGCGCCGCCGCGGTCCTGGCCGGGCTCTGGCTGTCGCTCCGCCTCGATACGCCGGCGGGGCCGTCGATCGTCGCTGCATCTGCCGGGATTTTCGTGCTGAGCCTCGCCCCTTCGCGACACGCGCGCTAG
- a CDS encoding metal ABC transporter ATP-binding protein, with translation MTLIEARGLTVRHGIQTVLSAVDFAIRAGEIVTIVGPNGSGKSTLIRALIGLERAAEGTVTRRVGLGVGYVPQRLHIDPALPMTVARFLSLPRLIPMAEAARALERTGVPGLEARQMSALSGGQLQRVLLARALLARPEILILDEPTQGLDQPGVAGFYKLLEEVRQETGVAVLMVSHDLHVVMSASDRVICLNGHVCCEGAPQVVSAAPEYRALFGFGTGGALALYRHEHDHAHDPGDGHHHDHKAEAENA, from the coding sequence GTGACGCTCATCGAAGCGCGTGGACTGACGGTCCGCCACGGAATCCAGACGGTGCTGAGTGCGGTCGATTTCGCGATCCGCGCGGGCGAGATCGTGACCATCGTCGGCCCGAACGGGTCGGGGAAATCGACGCTGATCCGGGCGCTGATCGGGCTCGAACGGGCGGCCGAGGGCACGGTGACGCGGCGCGTCGGCCTCGGTGTCGGATACGTGCCGCAGCGGCTTCACATTGATCCGGCCTTGCCGATGACGGTCGCGCGGTTCCTCTCTCTGCCACGGCTGATTCCGATGGCGGAGGCCGCGAGGGCGCTTGAGCGCACGGGTGTGCCGGGACTCGAAGCACGGCAGATGTCGGCGCTGTCCGGCGGACAGTTGCAGCGCGTTCTCCTCGCGCGGGCGCTTCTGGCGCGGCCGGAGATCCTGATCCTCGACGAACCGACGCAAGGACTCGATCAGCCGGGGGTCGCGGGCTTCTACAAGCTGCTGGAGGAGGTGCGGCAGGAGACCGGGGTGGCGGTCCTGATGGTCAGTCACGACCTCCATGTCGTGATGAGCGCCTCTGACCGCGTCATTTGCCTCAACGGCCATGTCTGCTGTGAAGGTGCGCCGCAGGTCGTATCGGCGGCGCCGGAATACCGCGCGCTTTTCGGCTTCGGCACCGGCGGGGCGCTGGCGCTCTACCGGCACGAACACGACCATGCGCACGATCCGGGCGATGGCCACCACCACGATCACAAGGCCGAGGCCGAGAATGCCTGA
- a CDS encoding transcriptional repressor → MTTEQKHSDPALAFATHDHAHCTGDVLARAEELSAKTGARLTPVRRRALEILLESHRALGAYEVLEKLAEAGFGNQPPVAYRALDFLVDQGFAHRIRRLNAFAACMHPGETHSPAFFICRACDAVAEAPADAVRGAMEAAAAQIGFSVERMNVEALGLCPACAEAAS, encoded by the coding sequence ATGACGACCGAACAGAAGCATTCCGATCCGGCGCTCGCTTTCGCCACGCATGATCACGCGCACTGCACCGGCGATGTCTTGGCGCGGGCCGAGGAGTTGAGCGCAAAGACAGGTGCGCGGCTGACGCCCGTCCGCCGCCGTGCGCTGGAGATCCTTCTCGAGTCGCATCGGGCGCTCGGCGCCTATGAAGTGCTGGAGAAGCTGGCGGAGGCTGGGTTCGGGAACCAGCCGCCGGTCGCCTACCGGGCGCTCGATTTCCTTGTCGATCAGGGCTTCGCCCATCGTATCCGCCGGCTCAATGCCTTTGCCGCCTGCATGCATCCCGGCGAGACGCACTCGCCCGCCTTTTTCATCTGCCGCGCCTGTGACGCGGTGGCGGAGGCGCCGGCCGACGCCGTGCGCGGCGCGATGGAGGCCGCGGCGGCGCAGATCGGCTTTTCGGTCGAACGCATGAACGTCGAGGCGCTGGGCCTCTGCCCCGCCTGCGCGGAGGCCGCATCGTGA
- a CDS encoding zinc ABC transporter substrate-binding protein, translating to MRRPLSLAATLTVLALPAWSEVPDVVTDIPVVHSLVSAVLGDLGNPMLLLDKGADAHDFQLRPSQVRALNGADLVIWVGPGMTPWLDRAIAGADGPISVVLLDVPRTTLRQNAEAEMHAAAADTGTEEESDHEHEHGGLDPHAWLDPDNAALWIGRIADALADLDPGNAVAYRANASLAQARIETLDRALGERLAPAKGAGLMVAHDAYGYFADHYGLTIVASLASGDAASPGAAHLTDLRAALDSGAVACIFPEAAHDPAPVEALAEGAPVRIGKSLDPEGRAMEPGPNLYPDLMTAMADTIADCVAGD from the coding sequence ATGCGACGCCCGTTATCGCTTGCAGCGACCCTCACCGTTCTGGCGCTCCCGGCGTGGTCGGAGGTCCCCGACGTCGTGACCGACATTCCAGTCGTCCACTCTCTTGTTTCGGCCGTTCTGGGCGATCTCGGCAATCCGATGCTGCTGCTCGACAAGGGTGCGGATGCCCATGATTTCCAGCTTCGGCCGTCGCAGGTCCGGGCGCTGAACGGGGCCGATCTCGTCATCTGGGTCGGGCCGGGCATGACCCCGTGGCTCGACCGCGCCATTGCCGGGGCGGACGGGCCGATATCGGTCGTGCTTCTCGACGTGCCGCGCACGACGCTGCGGCAGAACGCCGAGGCCGAGATGCATGCGGCCGCTGCGGATACCGGCACTGAGGAAGAAAGCGATCATGAGCACGAGCATGGCGGGTTGGACCCGCATGCCTGGCTCGATCCCGACAATGCGGCGCTCTGGATCGGGAGAATCGCCGACGCGCTGGCGGACCTCGATCCCGGCAACGCGGTCGCATACCGCGCCAACGCCTCGTTGGCCCAGGCGCGGATCGAGACGCTCGACCGCGCGCTGGGTGAACGGCTGGCCCCGGCGAAAGGGGCCGGGTTGATGGTCGCCCATGACGCTTACGGCTATTTCGCCGACCATTACGGGCTGACTATCGTGGCCAGCCTCGCCTCCGGCGACGCCGCCAGCCCCGGCGCGGCACATTTGACCGATCTGCGGGCGGCGCTCGACAGCGGCGCGGTCGCCTGCATCTTCCCCGAAGCCGCGCACGATCCCGCCCCCGTCGAGGCGCTTGCCGAGGGCGCGCCGGTCCGGATTGGGAAGTCGCTTGACCCCGAAGGCCGGGCGATGGAGCCGGGACCAAACCTCTATCCCGATCTCATGACAGCGATGGCCGACACCATCGCCGACTGCGTCGCGGGGGATTGA
- a CDS encoding aldose epimerase family protein: MSANIRDFGITQAGERVEAIDLTGSGLRTTILTLGATVQDLRLEGADWPLVLGADTPDAYQGPLLYAGAIVGPVANRIAGASATIAGKRYEFEANEGGRTTLHSGATGLHARLWQIESATANEATLCIDLADGDGGFPGNRSVTACFRLIEPGDLVIELRATTDAPSPINLAHHGYWTLDGTPDTRRHRLRVAADHYLPVDAELIPTGEARPVAGTEFDLRHGRLLTDAPPLDHNFCLAMSRRDLTEVADLFGASGIRLRLATTEPGLHVYDGRHFTPGPGRRGLNPHAGIALEAQGWPDAPNHPGFPTVTLAPGEIYRQITRFRIDRPDKP, encoded by the coding sequence ATGAGCGCCAATATCCGCGATTTCGGCATCACGCAGGCGGGCGAACGGGTCGAGGCAATCGACCTCACGGGCAGCGGTCTTCGCACCACGATCCTGACCCTCGGCGCGACGGTTCAGGATCTGCGCCTTGAGGGGGCCGACTGGCCGCTGGTTCTCGGGGCCGATACCCCTGACGCCTATCAGGGGCCGCTCCTCTATGCCGGGGCGATCGTCGGGCCGGTCGCGAACCGGATCGCCGGCGCCTCGGCCACAATTGCCGGGAAGCGGTATGAATTCGAAGCAAATGAGGGCGGGCGGACGACGCTCCATTCGGGCGCGACCGGGCTTCATGCGCGCCTCTGGCAGATCGAAAGTGCGACGGCGAACGAAGCGACGCTTTGCATCGACCTTGCCGATGGCGACGGCGGCTTTCCCGGCAACCGCAGCGTCACCGCATGTTTCCGGCTGATCGAACCCGGCGACCTTGTCATCGAGCTCAGGGCCACCACCGACGCGCCTAGCCCGATCAACCTCGCCCATCACGGCTACTGGACGCTCGACGGCACACCTGACACGCGCCGACACCGGCTGCGGGTCGCCGCCGACCACTACCTACCCGTCGATGCGGAGCTGATCCCGACCGGAGAGGCCCGTCCCGTCGCCGGCACCGAATTCGACCTGCGTCACGGGCGGCTTCTGACCGATGCGCCGCCGCTCGATCACAATTTCTGCCTCGCAATGTCCCGGCGCGACCTGACGGAGGTGGCGGACCTTTTCGGTGCGTCCGGCATCAGGCTCCGGCTCGCGACGACCGAGCCCGGGCTTCATGTCTATGATGGGCGGCATTTCACCCCCGGCCCCGGCCGGCGCGGCCTGAACCCGCATGCCGGGATCGCACTTGAAGCCCAGGGCTGGCCGGACGCGCCGAACCACCCCGGTTTTCCGACGGTTACACTCGCCCCCGGCGAGATCTACCGCCAGATCACGCGATTCCGGATCGACCGGCCCGACAAGCCTTGA
- a CDS encoding GbsR/MarR family transcriptional regulator produces MPQPPAFPDIVAEIGSLFGLSRPAGQCFAAIWRAAQPPCADDLTGLLGLSRSNVSTALKELRDWGLITRARAPGDRKDYFTAPPDPWDAVRAVLSARQRRSVAPILDRLIAAEAETGDVRTAALHAVLSTISARMDALAVLDADALARAFAPGSEEKPETAKKKKKKRKS; encoded by the coding sequence ATGCCGCAGCCGCCTGCCTTTCCCGACATCGTGGCCGAGATCGGAAGCCTCTTCGGTCTGTCGCGCCCCGCGGGTCAGTGCTTTGCCGCGATCTGGCGGGCGGCCCAGCCGCCCTGCGCCGACGACCTGACCGGGCTTCTCGGTCTGTCGCGGTCCAACGTCTCGACAGCGTTGAAAGAGCTGCGCGACTGGGGGCTCATCACCCGTGCACGGGCGCCCGGGGATCGCAAGGACTACTTCACCGCTCCGCCCGATCCCTGGGATGCCGTTCGCGCCGTGCTTTCCGCGCGCCAAAGACGTAGCGTCGCACCTATCCTGGACCGCCTGATCGCCGCCGAGGCGGAAACCGGCGACGTGCGGACCGCAGCGCTTCACGCGGTGCTCAGCACGATTTCGGCACGGATGGACGCGCTCGCCGTCCTTGATGCCGACGCGCTCGCGCGGGCTTTCGCCCCCGGATCGGAGGAGAAGCCGGAAACCGCCAAGAAGAAGAAAAAGAAACGCAAGTCCTGA
- a CDS encoding DUF1013 domain-containing protein — MTKPLMAKATAVWLVDNTTLSFKQIADFCGMHELEVQGIADGDVAAGVKGFDPIANSQLEPSEIEKGEKDPLYKLKLKFNPASLGEEKRRGPRYTPLSKRQDRPAAILWLVKFHPELADSQIGKLVGTTKPTIASIRDRTHWNISNITPIDPVALGLCRQSELDAAVQKAAKKRAADGAVMSDDERRKLVSTEQSLGMSSEPKMPSSIAGLENFSLSRSEEEEKNPADYSDADSFFNLPNDDDDEDDDER, encoded by the coding sequence ATGACGAAACCGCTTATGGCCAAGGCCACTGCCGTTTGGCTTGTGGACAACACGACGCTCAGTTTCAAGCAGATCGCGGATTTCTGCGGCATGCACGAGCTCGAGGTGCAGGGCATCGCCGACGGTGACGTCGCGGCGGGGGTGAAGGGCTTCGACCCGATCGCCAACAGCCAGCTCGAGCCGAGCGAGATCGAGAAGGGTGAGAAGGATCCGCTCTACAAGCTGAAGCTGAAGTTCAACCCGGCCTCACTCGGCGAGGAAAAGCGCCGGGGGCCGCGCTATACGCCTCTGTCGAAGCGGCAGGACCGTCCGGCGGCGATCCTGTGGCTGGTGAAATTCCACCCGGAGCTCGCGGATTCGCAGATTGGCAAGCTCGTCGGCACGACCAAGCCCACGATCGCCTCGATCCGCGACCGGACCCATTGGAACATCTCGAACATCACGCCGATCGACCCGGTCGCGCTCGGCCTCTGCCGGCAGTCCGAACTGGACGCCGCCGTGCAGAAGGCTGCGAAGAAGCGGGCCGCGGACGGCGCGGTGATGTCCGATGATGAGCGCCGCAAGCTGGTCTCGACGGAGCAATCGCTCGGGATGTCGTCGGAGCCGAAGATGCCGTCGTCGATCGCCGGGCTCGAGAATTTCTCGCTGTCGCGATCGGAGGAAGAGGAGAAGAACCCGGCCGACTATTCGGATGCGGACAGCTTCTTCAACCTGCCGAACGATGACGACGACGAGGACGACGACGAAAGGTAA
- a CDS encoding ribonuclease T2: MRWLLALALSALPAFAEGERAGEFDYYILSLSWSPTFCALTGDARGEDQCDPRHEFSFTLHGLWPQYEFGWPSYCRTGARDPSRAETGAMADIMGSSGLAWYEWKKHGRCSGLAAGDYFAASRQAYEKVTIPEVLASLRKDVTLPVHVVEEAFVEANSGLDDTMITVTCEAGRIQEARICLTRDLRFRPCGLDAARDCRMRDALMEAVR, from the coding sequence ATGCGCTGGCTCCTCGCCCTCGCCCTGAGCGCCCTGCCAGCCTTTGCCGAGGGCGAGCGCGCTGGCGAATTCGACTATTACATCCTGTCGCTTTCCTGGTCGCCGACATTCTGCGCGCTGACCGGGGATGCGCGGGGCGAGGATCAGTGCGATCCCCGGCACGAGTTCAGCTTCACCCTGCACGGACTCTGGCCGCAATACGAGTTCGGCTGGCCAAGTTACTGCCGGACGGGAGCGCGCGATCCCTCCCGCGCCGAAACGGGGGCGATGGCGGACATTATGGGGTCATCGGGGCTGGCCTGGTACGAATGGAAGAAGCACGGGCGCTGTTCCGGCCTTGCGGCCGGCGACTATTTCGCCGCGTCCCGGCAGGCCTATGAGAAGGTGACGATTCCAGAGGTTCTTGCGAGCCTGCGGAAGGACGTGACGCTTCCCGTCCACGTCGTCGAGGAGGCCTTTGTCGAGGCCAATTCCGGCCTCGACGACACGATGATCACCGTCACCTGCGAGGCCGGCCGCATCCAGGAAGCGCGGATCTGCCTGACCCGCGACCTCCGGTTCCGGCCCTGCGGCCTTGACGCTGCCCGCGATTGCCGGATGCGGGACGCTCTTATGGAAGCGGTGCGGTAG
- a CDS encoding type I glyceraldehyde-3-phosphate dehydrogenase, with the protein MTVRIALNGFGRIGRSVLRAALTDPTHADLEVVAVNDIARPEMAAYLFEYDSTFGPWKGEVRLEDGALIVNGRSIRLTGARDLSTLDLSGIDIVMECTGLGGERSFAEAGLRAGARRVLVSGPSATADFTLVLGANDEMLAAEYRIVSNASCTTNALAPLARLIDRKWGVETGWMTTIHCYTGSQPTVDAPGADFARSRAAALSMVPTTTSAQRLLDVVLPDLAGRIEGAAVRVPVASVSAVDLSVMTRDKPGREAVNDALRATDGVIGWTEKPLVSSDLRARPESIVMALPETHVTRGGLIRVFGWYDNEWGFSNRMLDAARLMARH; encoded by the coding sequence ATGACGGTGCGCATCGCGCTCAATGGGTTCGGCCGCATCGGCCGCTCGGTCCTGCGGGCCGCCTTGACCGATCCAACCCATGCCGATCTGGAGGTCGTCGCGGTCAACGATATCGCCAGGCCGGAAATGGCCGCCTATCTCTTCGAATACGACAGCACCTTCGGGCCGTGGAAAGGCGAGGTCCGGCTGGAGGACGGCGCTCTCATCGTCAATGGCCGCAGCATCCGGCTGACCGGCGCCCGCGATCTTTCCACGCTCGATCTATCGGGCATCGACATCGTGATGGAATGCACCGGGCTTGGCGGCGAGAGGTCGTTCGCCGAGGCGGGGCTGCGCGCGGGGGCCCGCCGGGTTCTGGTTTCCGGCCCCTCGGCGACGGCGGATTTCACGCTGGTGCTCGGCGCAAACGACGAGATGCTGGCAGCGGAGTACCGGATTGTCTCCAACGCGTCCTGCACAACCAACGCGCTGGCGCCCCTCGCCCGGCTGATCGACCGGAAATGGGGGGTGGAAACCGGGTGGATGACGACGATCCATTGTTATACCGGCAGCCAGCCCACCGTCGATGCGCCCGGCGCCGACTTCGCCCGAAGCCGCGCGGCGGCCTTGTCGATGGTGCCGACCACGACATCGGCGCAGCGACTCCTGGACGTGGTGCTGCCCGACCTCGCCGGCCGGATCGAGGGCGCGGCGGTCCGGGTGCCGGTGGCCTCGGTCTCGGCAGTCGATCTCTCGGTGATGACGCGCGATAAGCCGGGGCGGGAGGCGGTGAACGACGCGCTGAGAGCAACTGACGGCGTGATCGGCTGGACCGAAAAACCGCTCGTTTCCTCCGATCTCCGGGCGCGGCCGGAGAGCATCGTCATGGCGCTGCCAGAAACGCATGTGACCAGGGGCGGGCTGATCCGCGTCTTCGGTTGGTATGACAACGAATGGGGATTTTCGAACCGGATGCTGGATGCGGCGCGGCTGATGGCCCGGCACTGA